In Nymphalis io chromosome 9, ilAglIoxx1.1, whole genome shotgun sequence, the genomic window ttttgcacaaagtcctacaccacaaacatttaaaaataatgtatagtataatatatatgtacaatatatttggCTTTAAATGTCTCCCCCACATGTCCAAGCtaccgtttatttatttaccagaATGATTTTTTCAGTTTTTAAGGAATTTCCTGTAATTTATAAAcccttttttcaaattatattttcttctgAATCATTTATTGTCCTTTTTAAAACTTAGGCCTATCTCATCTTTTTTTCGATGACTTTTGGTGTTCAAAATGgtgaataacaataaatacaagtataagtacaaatatataaatacaagtatGATAGacttcattttcaaataaacaattgaaacttaaattataaaaaacttttagtatatatacttttacaGGGCTCTACGGCATCGAGAAACAACTTTAAGCATAAGGAATATAAATACGGGTTTGTATTTACACttccattttaattaaaacacactGTCAATCATTTGTCGAAATAGAAAAGTGTGAGAAATTCaaagaatacaattatttataaagtgttCATCCCTCTTAGATACACTAgacatcttatttattatttatataaggacTTATTTAAGTTACATTTATATGCCAACCCATCTATAAACAAGACGCGTAGGTACATAAAAcaatcttgtattttttatttattcccgtccatattatattaatgttcaaCGTTATTACTATTTGGTATAGGTAAATGTTTAcaatcaacaaatatatatcaacgaAAATCAAATAcagaacaattataaattatattatagtaatgttGTCTGGAATAAATTTTTCCGAGCTGTAGTAGTTTTACTGAAATAACTTTCATAAGTGGTCGTAAAATACACAgatggtattaaaataatacgtagGTACCTAACTGTTTACTTATCCAAGTCTATcgagataatttaattatattttattatattactttttttaataaagcagtacaaataaataaagttagagACATCAATAAGAATTCATTGTACTCCACTTTCAAGGATTTTAAAAGAAGTATATAATCAAACATGACCAATTATAAATTACCAATGTATTCAATTACTAAACTTAATAAGTATCTCAACTATAACACCAATCGAACCTGATTACAGAATTTGTACAAGAACAAACAGAAGCAGGACACTTAGAATGCACCTTCGCGATGGCTGGTGAAAACACGACGGAATGGGGTGGAAATATAGCCCTATGGGGTATCCTGCCAATATGGCGTACTGCTCCACCACCGGATACTGTATTGAAACGTCAAAGACCGACACCTTCAGACTGTTGGCCCTTTAGGTGAATGAATGGtgtattgtgtaatattttttttttcatactttattgtacatcacaccacaaagagaaaaatacaaaacatgtatattgcctaaataaatgtacaattacggcgaccttatcgctacacagcgatctcttccaggtaaccgagtgtaagtaattacagataggatatggggtaggtggtggtatgaataaaataatattaatatttaattaaaacaaaaccaattattaaatgtaaatataaaatacattatatacagtacatacaaaattataagtatatgatataaatacatagtatatacagcaacaacgaataaaacgataagtcctcaaacaataaagaagaaaaaaaaaagcagATGACTAATACatgaaatactaaaataaaagaaattattggtgataaggcatatgagacaaaaagtgatcttcacaagttttttaaaaatatttatagatttggcctcccgaatatttataggaagatcgttccagagtttaatagcctgaattgtaaaagaattattataaaatgatgatttatgTTCGGGCACCTTTAAAATCCATCTCTTCACAGAACGAACTACTTCTCCAggatttcctaaaaataaaaatttctcctTCAAGTAAGGGGGAGTATAAGGGTGAAACAACACGCAGTACAGAATAGACAGGATGTGCATATTCCGGCGAAGTCGAATGGGTGACCAATTAAGACGAGAACGAAATTGTGAAATGTGGTCATATTTGCGTAATCCAAATATAAACCGAATCAATGTATTTTGAAGTCTCTCAAGCTTAGTTAATTCGTCTTCGATTAAGTCAACAAAGCTTGCGTCAGCATAATCAAGGATAGGAAGGAGTAGAGTCTGTGCGagcataattttagtaataattggAAGAAAATGTCGAAGATGACGCAAAGACCTCAGCGCAACAAACACCTTCCTGCTGATCTCATTTACATGGCGAGTCCAGCTAAGAGTATTTTCAAGGAAAACTCCCAAGTTTTTAACACAATCGCAATAAGGGATGacaatattgtcaaacattattAATGGCAAGGAAGACCAGTCAACTTTTGATAATTGTTTCCGGTTGCCAATTATTATGGCTTGAGATTTGCTAGGATTAACATTATACCAAAAGATTTACTCCACTCAAGAATGGTATTGAGGTCGTTATTCATCCTTGCGATAGCCAACGGAAGATTCTCCAAAGTCGACTGGGTGTAAATCTGGACATCGTCTGCATACATGTGGTAGAGAGAGGATAGGTTATGAGTAATCGAATTGATGAAAATAGAGAAGAGTAACGGAGACAACACGCCGCCCTGCGGTACGCCAGCAGAAATATCGCGCCATGATGAGTAAGTATCATCAGTGCGAATACGCTGCCGACGACCACGAAAGTAACTGTTAAACAAGTCAATGACTGCAGGAGATACGTTAAGAGAACGCAGCAGACTAAGTAGGACATCAAAATCAACACTATTAAAAGCATTGCTGAAATCCAACAAAGTCATAATGGTAAGTTGCTTATTGTCCATACCCCATCGAATGTCTTCAGTAACTTTTATAAGGGCAGTAAGCGTACTATGTCCAGGGCGAAAGCCAGATTGGCAGGGATTGAGCAAATTGTTCTTGTTTAGGAAGATATTTAATTGAAAGTGAATTAGTTTTTCAAGAACTTTCGAAAGGAAAGGTAAAATAGAGATAGGACGAAAATCAGAAAAGGAAACAGGATTAGCTTTCTTTGGAAGAGGTATAACATTAGCGCTCTTCCAAGCTTCAGGAAATATACAGCAAGAGACAATTCATTTAGAATATGTGTGATCACGGGAGCGATAATATCAAGAAGAGGAATGATCATAGTACGACTCACATTATCGCTGCCGATGGCATTGGATGAGACGGACAGTAATATTGTAACTTAAAGACTTCGCTACTTTAATAAGGGATGTTTTAAtaacttgtttaaaattaaaattgtttaactgACTAtactatcattaaattaattttaaatatagtcatTTTTCATATGCTTGTATGAATTGTGCCATGTTTGTAagatacaaaatttttatatgtgtgtaaatttttttatatatctttttagaGGATCTTATGGCGAAATCATAATAGAAATGCCGAAAAGTTTGGCGATTAATAAATTGAGCGTTGAACACATTCGGCCGGATACTGCTCTAAGTGCACCGaaacattttatagtttttgtgAGTGAAGTGAATTGCTTTCATTATATTACTACtactaattataactttaatcaTTAAGAGACTATCTGAAATCCATAAGCCTCGTATTTTCAGGGCATTTTAGGTGACGGTACGTGGATGAAAGCAGCTTACGGAATCTACGAATACAATAAACCGGCAAaacaatactttaatttaaacaatagaaACGTTCCGTTTCAACAGATTGTTTTCAGGGTTTTGTCTAACCAAggaaatatgaaatatacttgtatatacaGAATCCGCCTTTATGAGtagtaaactatttaaaaataaagctatttaaagaggaaataaatttgtttcttttatatgaaaataaaaatttaaacctatttattttgtataggtTATAAGTTGTAACAGACCTTTGAACCAATTCAAAAGAAAATTCGGAATTGCGGTACCTAATAGAGATTTGCTTCTTTAACGGAGTTTGAAGTGAAATAGCATTTaggaaaatattcaaaaaacctttatatatttgctttaaagttagtaaaaaactataatgacatatgaaaaattaaccttcacttaataattacttatagcaATTACAATATTACCGAGCTAGTAATGTCCGACTTCGGTTACGGATTCGGCCACCTTTTGTAACGAACTTAATATGATCTAATGATGAGTTAAATGATTGTAACTTGTTGGTAAAAcactgattatttataattatatagtaattattatttataaattgctcAATTTTTCAAAATGTGCATTTAATAAAGCAAAGTTTAGAAAGAAATTATTTGCTAGTCTAGTTTCAAATTCCTTGAAAAAAACTGACTTATTATGATCCTTTAAAcaacttttatgtaaattaatattatttcgtgttattatttttaacaagtttcaaattgattttaatCATTTCGTTAAATTGCTGGCAAACAATCAAGTACACAAATCATGAGTGGagccaattaaaattattggatTTTGATGAAGATCGCAGGACTTATACTAAAGTGCTACAGACTGCAGGGACAGCTGTTGATCCTATACCTGAACTCTccccgatcgtgtcggattgttgCTGCTGTCAGGTTAATCGTTCATGACATGATCACTTCAGAACATAATCATCTATAtagtaactaaaaaaatataacactattGCTGGGTTTCACATATTTTAAGCCATGCCCGTGAGAAGTCGGAATAGACAGCACGACGATGACAAAGACTGAAGTCGATTCgttaaaattaagatttgagATGATAAATGGATACTACAATCAGTATCGAGCTATCCGCCAGTACTACCCACACGACTCccgcttttttttatagtatagataggcggacgagcatatgggctacctgatggtaagtggtcacgaatgcccacagacattgacgttgtaagaaatgtttaccatcgcttaaatctccaatgcggcaccaaccttgggaactaagatgttatgtcctatgtgcctgtaattacactggcttactcatccttcaaaccggaacacaacaatacgaagtattgctgttttgcagaaTATCTGTTGAGATGACTCTTTTTAGCGAACCACAAAAAGAATGCTAAGACAATTCGGTCAGAagccgatttaaaaaaatatataaccctCAGAACAAGATATGAACAGTGCATGTGACTtttctatatgtatattattacccACTCGATATCCTCGCCGATTGTTAACCGATAATTCGTACTAAATACAGAGTActgaatattttgataaaataaataaaattatatttttctcagTTGCTGCAAAATACCAATAAAATTGGTATATGCAGCATTTTTTCTTGAAATAAGACATCTGCCTGACATCCGTTTATCAGTTGTAATCAAAGTAGCgctcattctaattaaaatatttaataaattaaggtaatAACCTCcagcattattttttaaagatatttaaagtaatataagcGACATAAAAACAGTATTCCAAATTTATAGACTAAATTTTGTAGCCGTCTATGAAAAGTAAATGACTTTTcatataacatttcacataACTTCATCTACGTCTCTCAGTTAAACTCATTTCATTTCCTAAGCCACgccaatgttttgttttaataataatgcatatataataatcaaatctatttttaagtaaattatactagATCAACTATCAaagaatatcatttttttactataatgctaacacacaaataaaaaaataatttcagaagaaataatatcttataatcAGCTTTGAAATTTACAGAATAAGAGGCTATTTTTAATCACtcggttaaatattttattgggaaggagctgtgcccgcggttccccacatataacttaaagaaatcactaaaagcgaacttatagtatttcagtaataaaaacatttttagttttattttcgtgggatattagtttttattggtTTTCAGACAGAACAACATataattggccatgagaaaaacagatttcccttaaatctattcctacatatttttaatgtctaCAGAGACAGACATTTATAatgactttatttataatgactACAAACGATACATTCACAAgaaattgtatccttttaaaacaGAAaggtaaatttgtatttaaaaaataagtacttatgattaactaactatttaaaaaaccacttcatataaatttagcaaaatcacatataatataacattcctTGTGTATCATACACATATATCGTGGAcgcttttttaactttttaagaaaaacaattctgGCATACGTTATTATTGcttaactttaaccgtttaggcaaatatttcaaaaagaatacattttctcTGTTTCTTTTGAtgcataaacattttttattgatgcttaGCTCCTATTGGTTGTAGCATTATGGTTAatagcatttataaaaaaaggttataccTTTTTTGATAAATGGGCTATTCAAAAAATCTTATTactcaacaattattatcacttttAAGATACTTTTTATAGTCAAAAAAGAGATCAACACGTTAACGATGAAGTACGAATAAGTTATTCTTTGAATTTTGCGTCGTCAACTGTTATTGATTCTCCTACGctactgtttaatatttttgtaaaaattatgttaGGTACCTTGACAGAAGCTAACATTTTAAGGATACATAAATGTAAtgctaaaaacaatataattttaacaaaaattgcGATAAATTAACCGCGTACCCGCCATACCAGCGAAGCCGTACGCGCAAGTGACTGATGTCTTTGCGTTTTA contains:
- the LOC126770895 gene encoding sperm-associated antigen 4 protein-like; translated protein: MDSTPVTEECCHRMKHLALALKRAEQALRALRHRETTLSIRNINTEFVQEQTEAGHLECTFAMAGENTTEWGGNIALWGILPIWRTAPPPDTVLKRQRPTPSDCWPFRGSYGEIIIEMPKSLAINKLSVEHIRPDTALSAPKHFIVFGILGDGTWMKAAYGIYEYNKPAKQYFNLNNRNVPFQQIVFRVLSNQGNMKYTCIYRIRLYE